A region of Sugiyamaella lignohabitans strain CBS 10342 chromosome A, complete sequence DNA encodes the following proteins:
- the CWC22 gene encoding Cwc22p (Spliceosome-associated protein that is required for pre-mRNA splicing; necessary for Prp2p function at the first catalytic step of splicing; has similarity to S. pombe Cwf22p; CWC22 is an essential protein; GO_component: GO:0071006 - U2-type catalytic step 1 spliceosome [Evidence IDA] [PMID 20956557]; GO_component: GO:0005684 - U2-type spliceosomal complex [Evidence IDA] [PMID 11884590]; GO_component: GO:0005737 - cytoplasm [Evidence IEA,IEA]; GO_component: GO:0005634 - nucleus [Evidence IEA,IEA]; GO_component: GO:0005681 - spliceosomal complex [Evidence IEA]; GO_function: GO:0003723 - RNA binding [Evidence IEA]; GO_function: GO:0003674 - molecular_function [Evidence ND]; GO_process: GO:0008380 - RNA splicing [Evidence IEA]; GO_process: GO:0006397 - mRNA processing [Evidence IEA]; GO_process: GO:0000398 - mRNA splicing, via spliceosome [Evidence IDA] [PMID 20956557]), whose translation MSRADSRILRPYEEPSTDGGLVDSHETGPAKIANGSSSRQLEDEHQNHSRNFNPNDTPERYQNGRGYERKSSDWTRDPGRGRSRSRSRRRTPPRYRRNGLDRKGSPHSRDSRNYSRSPEPQNARNGGRQRRQQETRPKLFDVDGKRKAERERQAMERELQPEPEPATPLDPAEEYKRLMDLRSGGRYVPPAKLRALQEQIIKSQSSSSKEYQRLEWDKLKKSINGLINKVNVGNIREIIQLIFQENIIRGRGVLCRSIMRAQSLSLAYTPVYASLVAVINSKLPEIGELLVKRLVIQFRRSFKRNDKTMCIASGTFLAHLVNQQVAHEILCLEIMHLLLLHPTDDSVEIAVGFVKEAGLFLSENSSTAFNGVYERLRVILRESNLEKRTQYMIETLFQIIKDQFRDNPSIPKGLDLVEEDDQNIHMVSLDDELKGEETLNVFRFDDKYDENEESYKQIKKDILGDSDEEEESEEENEAENEQSEDESENEDEVEASVSATQDVASDAGKVVVQDMTNSALISLRRTIYLTVMSTMSIDEVCHKLTRIQVPSGHEIEVVNMLVECCSQEKIYNKIYGGVGSRLCRMGRQWQDLFNRAFEHYYEIIHRYDTNKLRNIATMFGFILASDSMSWSVFQIIKMSEESSTSSSRIFVKLLFQEIQQEIGINELVKRLKEPYLQQYLVNLMPKGDDLDATRFSINYFTAIGLGAVTEDMREYLKNLPPPPPVTDSRSSSLSRSDSRSRSRSRSRSLSSRSRSRSRSYDSRSRSRSYDSRSRSRSRSRSYDSHSRSRSRSRSISLSRSPPRTRKNRSLSRSSSLSSQGRVRKRARGRSYSRSLSRSMSQSRSDSRSVSRGRALSRSISRGRSYSRSYSRSRSDSRSRSYSRSRRNSTKSYSDSRSRSRSYSRSPARGRRYSRPSSTRRTRSYSDSRSRSDRSRSISRSRSPSHSRSLSRSLSRSRSRSHTPPSLSPPPPKRKAAAKSPPQKRHQSVSPPHDSEPTAKRRAKASDYL comes from the coding sequence ATGAGCAGAGCAGATAGTCGCATCCTCAGACCATATGAGGAGCCATCTACAGATGGTGGACTTGTCGACTCTCATGAGACGGGGCCAGCTAAAATCGCTAATGGTTCAAGTAGTCGACAGTTAGAAGATGAACATCAGAATCACTCTAGAAATTTCAACCCGAATGACACACCTGAAAGATATCAGAATGGGAGAGGTTATGAGCGCAAAAGCTCTGACTGGACAAGAGACCCAGGTAGAGGAAGgagtagaagtagaagcaggagaCGAACGCCTCCACGCTACCGTCGAAATGGATTGGATCGCAAAGGTTCGCCTCATTCTCGAGACTCTCGTAACTATAGTCGAAGTCCAGAACCTCAAAACGCCCGTAATGGTGGAAGACAACGTAGACAGCAAGAAACACGACCGAAACTGTTTGATGTGGATGGTAAACGAAAGgcagaaagagagagacaGGCCATGGAACGTGAATTACAGCCCGAACCTGAGCCAGCAACGCCACTCGACCCGGCAGAGGAATATAAACGTTTAATGGATCTCCGTTCTGGAGGCAGATATGTACCCCCTGCGAAGCTACGAGCTCTTCAAGAGCAAATTATCAAGTCCCAgtcgtcatcatccaaAGAATATCAGAGACTCGAATGGGATAAGCTTAAGAAATCGATAAATGGTTTGATCAATAAAGTCAACGTTGGAAACATTCGAGAGATTATACAATTaatatttcaagaaaatattattcGTGGACGTGGAGTTTTGTGTCGAAGCATTATGAGAGCACAGAGTCTATCGCTCGCGTATACTCCAGTCTACGCATCACTGGTGGCAGTGATTAACAGTAAATTACCAGAAATTGGTGAACTATTAGTTAAGCGACTGGTGATTCAGTTCCGAAGAAGTTTCAAACGAAATGACAAGACAATGTGTATAGCAAGTGGTACATTTCTGGCTCATTTGGTCAATCAACAAGTGGCCCACGAGATTTTGTGTCTTGAAATTATgcatttattattactacATCCTACTGATGACTCTGTTGAGATTGCAGTTGGGTTTGTTAAAGAAGCAGGTCTGTTTTTGTCGGAGAACAGTAGCACGGCTTTCAACGGTGTCTATGAGAGACTAAGAGTAATTCTTCGTGAGTCTAACCTCGAAAAAAGAACTCAGTATATGATTGAGACTTTATTCCAGATTATCAAAGATCAGTTTCGAGATAATCCAAGCATACCAAAGGGTCTTGATCTGGTAGAAGAGGATGATCAAAACATTCATATGGTCAGTCTCGATGACGAGCTTAAAGGAGAAGAGACATTGAATGTGTTTAGATTTGATGATAAATACGacgaaaatgaagaaagcTACAAACAGATTAAAAAGGATATTCTGGGCGATAGcgacgaggaagaagaaagtgaagaagagaatgaaGCCGAAAACGAGCAGTCTGAGGATGAGAGTgagaatgaagatgaggttGAGGCATCCGTATCGGCAACACAAGATGTAGCATCAGACGCAGGTAAAGTCGTGGTGCAGGATATGACGAACTCAGCACTTATCAGCTTACGAAGAACTATATATCTTACAGTCATGTCAACAATGTCTATTGATGAAGTGTGTCATAAATTGACTAGAATTCAAGTACCCAGCGGGCATGAGATTGAAGTTGTCAATATGCTGGTAGAATGCTGCAGTCAAGAAAAGATATACAACAAAATTTATGGAGGAGTTGGGTCGAGATTGTGTCGTATGGGTCGACAATGGCAAGATTTGTTTAACAGAGCGTTTGAACACTACTATGAAATCATCCATCGTTATGACACAAATAAACTGCGTAACATAGCGACAATGTTTGGTTTTATTCTTGCATCTGATAGTATGTCGTGGTCTGTTTTCCAAATAATTAAGATGTCGGAAGAAAGCAGCACGTCGAGCTCAAGAATTTTTGTCAAGCTTTTATTTCAAGAGATCCAGCAAGAAATCGGTATCAACGAGTTAGTCAAACGACTCAAGGAGCCATATCTACAGCAATATCTCGTCAACTTAATGCCTAAAGGAGACGATCTTGATGCCACTAGATTTTCTATCAACTACTTCACAGCTATTGGTCTAGGTGCGGTAACAGAGGATATGAGAGAGTACCTCAAGAACCTCCCACCGCCCCCACCAGTAACTGACTCTAGATCCAGCTCACTTTCACGGTCAGATTCGAGATCAAGATCTAGATCCCGTTCAAGATCTTTAAGTTCgagatccagatccagatccagatcatATGACTCGCGGTCTAGGTCCAGATCTTATGATTCCCGGTCTCGATCTCGATCAAGGTCACGGTCCTACGATTCCCATTCCCGTTCACGATCACGGTCGAGATCCATATCGTTATCTCGGTCACCTCCACGTACTAGAAAAAACAGGAGTTTGTCTCGGTCATCGAGCCTGTCATCTCAAGGACGAGTACGAAAACGTGCTCGTGGCAGAAGTTATTCAAGGAGCTTGTCAAGAAGCATGTCGCAAAGCAGAAGTGACAGTCGAAGCGTGTCTCGAGGAAGAGCTCTGTCCAGGAGCATATCGCGAGGAAGAAGTTACTCTCGCAGCTATTCACGAAGTAGAAGTGATTCAAGAAGTAGAAGTTATTCCCGAAGTCGACGCAATTCCACAAAAAGCTACAGCGATTCTAGATCTCGAAGCAGAAGCTACTCCAGGAGTCCGGCTCGAGGACGACGTTATTCACGACCATCCTCCACACGGAGAACCAGAAGCTACAGCGACTCGAGATCACGATCTGATCGCTCACGTTCCATCTCACGTTCTCGTTCACCTTCCCACTCACGTTCCCTCTCCAGATCTCTCTCACGATCCCGTTCACGTTCACATACTCCACCCTCGTTAtcacccccaccaccaaaacGCAAAGCGGCAGCTAAGTCCCCACCACAAAAGAGGCACCAATCGGTCAGCCCACCTCATGACTCAGAGCCGACTGCCAAACGCAGAGCAAAAGCGTCTGACTATCTCTAA